The Aspergillus luchuensis IFO 4308 DNA, chromosome 4, nearly complete sequence DNA window AGAATCAGCTCACTGCTCTAAATATGCATCCCAGATTTCGACATACCGCAATTTCTTGGCCTTCGCGACACAAATCAGGGTCCCATTCTATGACCTAATACGCGTGTTAGATCAGTGAGCAATAAGGTTCTTCATCTCTGATTACCTGGTGGCCCGAGTCCTTCAAAATGCGTTCCATAAAGTCCATAGCTACCTTCACCGGCGGCTGAGGTTCGACACGTCCATCATGCCGCAAGATACCAAAGGTAAGTTGAGAAGATGTACCATCCTTCTTTGTAATCAACTTCTTCGTTTGATCCACAACATGATCTCTCCATGGTAACGGCAAAGAGAGAGGATCATACTGCCATGGCTCCTGGGAGAGGATGGCTTTGAAAAGTAACTTCAATCCCCCAATACTTGTCGCCAACGGGCCAATGACTGACAAAATGGTGTTTTGGCCGTCAATGGAGTTTGCTGCGCCTTCATACGGAATTCTTCCTGCAGATGGGCGCAGCCCAAAAATTCCGTTAAAAGAAGCAGGAATCCGAACACTACCACCAATATCGGTACCGAACCCCGCCGGTGAACCGCGGAGCGCAATTAGAGCCCCTTCTCCGCCAGAACTTCCACCACTCGATAGATGGCGATTCTTGGGGTTCCACGTATAACCAATAATATGATTTGTTGTCTCTCCTGACATGAGTGTGACGGGTACACTGGTTTTACAAAACAACACAGCTCCGAGGTTGCGAATTTCCCGTACTAGTTCACTCTCTGCCACTCTATGGCGAGGATCGTCTTTTTTGCCCTGAAAGGTTCCGATCCAGCCCACGTAGCCCATGGTTGTGTCGACGCCTTTGACATGGAATTGATCCTTCAGACTTACTGGAAGTCCATGCAACGGGCCTTTGGGTGTCCCTGTTGCTGCCAGATGCTCGTCGAGCTCCTTAGCAACACGAATAGCATCTTCGAAGAATACCTCATGTAGACAATTGACCTATACTGGAGTCAACAGACGCGATATATCTCAAAGCAATAAAATCGACGGCTGGATAACATACAAGTTGATGAGCAATAGCAGCTCTATGACAGAAAGCTTCCGTCACTTCGACAGCACTCCAACTTCCTGAGGTGGTTTGACTTGTGATCGCAATAGCATCGGATTCGGTAATCTCTATTTCACGAGGAGTCAAGTACCCCTGAATGAATTCACCCGTGACATCAACTGGTAGGGTGTCATACTGAATTCTCCATTTCTGGGGAATCGCGTTCAAAATAGCCTGGCGTTTAGCCTGGGCTGCCTTCTGCCAGGATGGCATCTCGGAATGCATTATTTCTTTAAGGTTGCTATCCTGTATGGGATGGGCGGTTGATGGATATACCAGCGCAACACAATTGACTCATCCACAGCGGCACATCATGCATGTCGGAGTCATCGGCCCGATACTGCTTAGTCATTCTCGTGTATACAAATACAACTGCCCTAGTACTATTATAGGGGAAGAAGCGATTCATGCGCGATTCATGCACAGAGCAACAGTTAAGAAAGGCGGTACAGTTCGAGACTGCTGCCTGCTTAACAGTCTTACAATAAAAATTTCCGAATTCGCCTCTCAGCATATTAACTGACCCCGTCCGTCTTAGGAAAAGGAGCACCTTGAAAATGAGAACCCAGCCAAAAGCGTAGCTCACATAGTCTAGTGTATCTGCAGGGCTCAGAGTAGCATATGAGAAGTAATTCACCATTCTGCGgaaattttctttttcccatAAGCTCCGGCTTGGTGCAAAGCTCTATCATGGCATAATGAAGAGGAGCCGCGGAAGTGATTTATCACCCCTTGCAGACCGATGATCGGAAATGCCAATACATCGCGAACTTTACTACACCGAAACTTTTGGTCCATGCACATAGTACTATAATCGTGATAAATAGCATGGAAGCATATGGAAGGCAATTCTGTGCTCATCAGACATTAGTATAGATCACGCCTCATACAATTTTGGGTCCTACAATTACTTCAAAGACTAACGAGTGGCGTCATTGGCAAAGTAAGGGATGTGTGGCAATCATCCATCAAGAGGTCAATATTTAGCAATCAGGATATAAGCAGACTATGCAGATCAGCGACGAGTTGTAACCTGGGTGCCATGGACAGTAGCTTTCCAAGTTCTAAGCATACCCAGGAGAATGCAATAACCTTGGTGGTCTGATTTTCTGCTTCGTGCAGGTGGGTTTGCTTTTGGATCAGGTTTCCCTCGTTGCAGATCTCTCGGGCTCCCATTCGATTACAATTATGGATAATGTACAGGTCAAGATATGAAAGATATCATCTCAGTTGGCAAGGCTTTCAGGAGAATATCTGAGCCTTTAGGGAATCAGGATCCGCACTGTGTAACCAGAGCCGATAACGTAAGTTTCTCTGCTCTCCTAGCAGGTTGCATTGTATGCCGTGCAATCATTAAGCCAATACAAATTCCATCTGCTACAACCAGTTACTACATGAGGAACGCTGCAGTTGCCGAGAGTTATTTTGTACACTTGGCCCAAATTACTAATACCTAGACTGGAgcatattatctttaatccTTACTCATACGACCCTTGGCATAGTCTGATGTTAAGAGACGCGCTCTACAGCAGAAGCAAGCGAAACAATGTAACAGGATACAGTAAAGGTATAGTCTATTCATGGGATTTGATAGGAAGTAAGGGGAGCGATGCTCCTGTCCGAAAGAGGATGCCACATTGGTGGTATACCTAACTTAAAATTGATATATCACATGCCTGGCTGAGATATGGCCTTATGTTATAAGTGCTGACAACGCCGAAAGTCCCAGAGAATCGGTATTCAGAGTATTGGCTGGAAGCCCATTAGAGGCTATGAGGATGTCGCTAGCAACGCCACAAGAATGGGAGATTCCGGTCTCCCAAAGGGCATATATGTCCAAGTCACATGGTGGACGTAAGTGAGAAGCTACCGTTGGGAGGATGTTCGGCTAAACCGGTTTAGGACTTGAGCTTGCCACAATTGGCGTGCCCAAGTACCGTGTGGATGAGATATTGGTCAAAATATTGTTTTCAGGTGTTTGTCATACCGATTTTCACGCGTGGAAAGGTCTGTAGTCTCTTTGGTTCTGCAATACATTGCTGACAAGCTATAGGACACTGGCCTGTGAAGCCAAAGGATAACCTCGTTGGTAAGTTAGTTGAATGTTTTCATCTGATCCACATTGTATGTGTAGCTTACCTTATCCAAAGGCGGCCACGAGGGGGTTGGCATAGTCGTGGCTCTTGGCAAGGATGTCAGGGATATCTCCGTCGGTGACAAAGTCGGCATACAGGTGTGGATGCCACAAAGTATTTACCAATAGGTGTATGCTCACAAATTGCTACAGTGGGTGAACAGGACCTGCGAAGTCTGTGGCTTCTGCTCTCGTGGTTCCCAACCACTATGTCCACATATCGAGCTTTCTGGATATACCGTCGACGGAACCTTCCAGCAATATTGTGTGTGCAAAGCAGAGAACGCAGTCCGCATACCATCTGGCATGCCCCTCGACCAAGCTGCTCCAGTATGTACCAGTACAGAGATGCTTCCTTTACCATCTTGCTGTTGACGATCTAACTTGGTTTCGAAGATATTGTGCGCTGGTCTCACGGTGTACAAAGCACTCAAAGAGTGCAAGCTCGAGCAAGGAGAGTTAGTCGGTATGGATGTCTTTATCTGAGACAATAAACGCTTATAATAACTTCTCCTAGCAATTGCAGGAGCAGGTGGAGGTCTTGGTACATTAGCGTGCCAGTTTGCAAAAGCATGCGGGTACCGCGTTCTGGCAATTTCAGCAGGCGAATCTAAGAGGAAAATGTGCGTCGAGAAATTGGGCGCCGACTACTTTGTCGACTACAAATCTTCATCAGACTTGGTCGAAGAGATCAAAGAAGTTACTGAAGGGGGGCCAAATGCAGTAATCGTCGTCAGCTCAACGACAAAGCCATTTGACGACGCTATTCACGTTCGTATTTCTATTAAAGCCTTCTACTGCAAGACCTAATCCAGAATAAATACAGTACGTCAAGCCAATGGGAACCATTGTTGCCGTCGGCTTGCCACCAGGCTGCATGAACGCAGACATATTTACAATCGTCCTTCGAAATATCACTATAAAAGGGAGTTACGTGGGTAATCGCCACGAGACAGAAGCAGCACTGGAAATTGCCTGCCGTTCCGGAATTATTCCGCCTTACAATGTTCTTGATGTACACGAGCTGCCGAAGGTGTATGAGCGTATGGAGACTGGTATGAAATCCGTTCGTTCAGGCGAGAATATGCTAACACTATTCAGGAGAAATGGAAGGACGGGCCGTTCTTCGAATCGCAGACGATAAAGTACAATCTACTCCTGTCAGACTAACTGCACAATTGGAACCGCGGTTCTGTCCTGAACAGTTCACTGTGGGCACCAGACTAGCCTACCggttggaggagctgggagTCACGGACTACTTTGCAGTACCTGGTATGTCAGAGGGGCTAGGCCAGAGGCGCATGCTAACGTCAATAGGCGACTTCAACTTGGGCTTACTTGACGAGTTACTAAAAAATGGATCCATACGCATGATCGGATGCTGTACAGAGTTGAACGCCGGATATGCTGCGGATGGCTACGCTCGAAGTTCGCCCGGTAAAGTCGCCGTTGTATTCGTAACATTCATGGTTGGAGGTCTTTCATTGATCAACGCCATTGCTGGTGCATACTCAGAAGGCCTGAGAGTAGTGGTCATATCCGGCTGTCCGCCGCAGAAAGCGTTCGAAGACAAGCGATTGGTCCATCATACGCTAGGCACAAATGACAAAGACCAAGCTTTGCGAATGTTCGACCAAGTCACGGCACTATCTGTACGTCTCTCAAGCTCGCAAAATCCTGCGGAGGCTCTCGATGGTGTGATTATCCACTGTTTGAATGCATCACGCCCTGTGTACGTCGAGATCCCTACAGATATTGCTCAGGAGCCTTGCACACCCCCTGGACCTCTGCCCATCAACTGTTCTGAACTATTCGAGATGGACCACGCTCTCAATGCCGTTGAAGCGGTTACAAATTGCTGGAACGGGGCCAAACAGCCTATTTTACTGGTTGGGGCCCATGTGCGCCAAACTGTTCTCCCTCAAGTGTTGGTGTCCCTCATCGATAAACTCGGTTGCCCGGTTCTGGTCCAACCAGACGGCAAGTCTCTTGTCCCTGAAGACCATCCTCAGTTTTTGGGAACTTTTTGGTCCAGTGCAAGCGATCAAAAAAGTGAGAAAGTTTTCATGGATTCTGATTTATGGGTTATGGTTGGGTGTCGTTGGACTGACTACCACACCTTGGGCTGTCTCAATATTCGAGAAGAATCGCATCGTATCCTCGACCTCCAGGACGGATCTGTCACTATTCCAAGTGATGAGAGTTACACAGATATACCGCTCAATGAGTTGATAAAACTTATCGCCCAGTCTAATATCCAACACAAAGGTACTGTGCAACCTAACGGGATAATCCCAACTGTCAAAGTCAAACGAGCAACTATAGATACCTCAAAGCTCTCGCTGTCCACCATCCTCGGTGGCATTCAAGAGGTGATAGGACCCGAAAATTCCGTCATCGCTGATACTGGTGATAGCTGGTTCAATGGGCAAATGATCAAGTTGCCCTGGGGAGCCGATTATCAGATGCAGATGGTGTATGGTTCAATCGGGTGGAGCCTTCCGGCCACTCTTGGTTATCAACTCGGCCGGCCAAATCAACGAGTCATCTTGATGATCGGGGACGGTAGCTTGCGCATGACGTTCCAGGAATTGAGCACCATGATCAGCCTTAGGCTCaatcccatcatcttcgtctttAATAATCTAGGATACGCAATAGAGGTGAGTTCAGGTGAAAAACATCCATAACAAGAATGGTTGTCTTACTATTTCTAGACCGCAATTCATGATGGACCATACAACTATTACTCGAACTGGAATTATACCTCATTGGCGAATAGCCTCTGTAGCACTTTTCATGCCTTCTACGATAACCCATATGTCGACCACAAACTCACGGAAACTTGTTCAGACCCTCCGATGTTTTCAGCGCAGATCACAACCACTACAGACTTATTGATAGCCCTAAGACGTGCTGAGCATGAACCCAAGAAGCTTGCCTTCTTGGAGTGCTGCATCGATCCCAGCGACATCAGCTCCTCACTACAACGCTTTGGCTTGGCTGTCGGCACGAGGGGCAAAGAGGCCTAATATTGCGACACTAAGGACAGTTCATATTTCCCATTGTTCTTCTAGGACATTGGAATATGTTTGCACGTCTTTCGGCTAGTTTTTGCTGTTGGCATATCAAATTGACTCGATAATGATCACAGGATTCTCTAGGATAGATGACGCAACCTGCAGAGCTATACATAGCACAGATATATAAACACTCACGATAGAATGACCGTAGAATAACAATATCATTCTTCGTTggatatctttatattagttactataattatattccaTCTTGTCTGATTAAAACAAGTGCAAGGGTTGTAGGTAACTATATATATggaataagaaattatatctaGAAAACGATTCACAGGAGAGAAGTTAAGAGATAAAGAAATCCGAAAAAAGCTACAAGAAAGATATTCATACTTTTCTGCTACATCTCAATCTAGAAAGTAGTGAAGTCGTATAAGTAAATGATTCTTTGccttattaaaaaattttttttcaaGTATGAAAGGATATGGTAGTATATAACTAGAGTAATGGGTCTCATATTACTTTGTGATTCTTATGAATATAATTACAATTGCGCTAGTTTTATTATGAGAAATAATAGGTCTTAATTAATTTCAGGACCATATGCCACGTGATGATGAGCAGCTAATGGCATCACGTGGCTTTATTGTGGATGCTGTTTCTTATCTGATCAATGGCATTGATAAGGATCTCCGCGTGGAACTTCTGTTTTGGGCCAACATGACTTCACATTCCTGGGCATGTATTTCCATTACTTAACAGATCTCAGTTATTTGGAATGGCCTTTTGATTTATAATTGCGTATATTTCTGAATATTTAGGCTAGCTCGCACAGTTCGGGCAGATAGATAGTTTGTACTCGATTCGGTTCGAGTAGCTAATTAGATAGTcaaacatacatatatatatagttgtaAACTACTTATACTAATTGGAATTTGAAAATACAGTTACCAGCAGTGATGACCAACCAGAACTAAAGCACACCGTACTTTGTCACTAGAACTCCTGCTTGATACCCATCTGCTAATTATAGTCACGCAATATCCAAAGAGGAGTGAATCGAGCGGTTATTGGCGGGCAGCGGCGCTCCCACCGGACCGGGTATCGGAGAGTCGGCGAGTCGGAGAAAAGAGTCACGGGGCGGGGTAACCTGATAAGTTGATAAGAACCGCGGTTCCTGACGGAGCTCTTTGTTCTTTCCCATCTGCCACCAGTTCAACATGCCTTCCATCAAAGTCGCTGAATATCTCTTCCGTCGGCTCAAAGACCTGGGCGTAGCTTCCGTCCACGGTGTGCCCGGCGATTTCAACCTCACTCTGCTTGACTATGTGGAGCCGGCCGGTTTGCGATGGGTCGGTAATGCGAACGAGTTAAACGCCGCCTACGCCGCCGACGGGTACGCCAGAATCAAAGGCATTGGCGCCGTGATCACCACTTTCGGTGTCGGGGAGCTGTCTGCTGTCAATGCGATCGCAGGAGCCTACACTGAGCGGGCGCCTGTCGTGCACATTGTCGGAACACCAGCTCGGGACTTGCAGGAGGGACGCAAATTGGTTCACCATACTTTCAACGATGGCGAATATGGGCGCTTCGCTAAGATCTATGAACACTTGACTATCGCTCAGGCCAGCTTGCGGGATCCACGCACCGCTCCAGCACAAATCGATGAAGTACTACGACAGTGTCTCCTTCATAGCCGACCGGTCTATATCGAGGTGCCAATGGATATGGTGCACCAGTATGTGTCAGATGAAAGACTCGCGCTCGCCGTCAGCACGCCCGAGCCTGTTCCTTCCCAGATTCAAGACGATGTCGTGGCAAGAATTCTGGAACGCATCTATGCAGCAAAGCAACCGATTATTCTCGTCGATGGAGAAATCAGACCGATAGGCATTGTGGACGAGG harbors:
- the AMD2_1 gene encoding acetamidase (COG:I,J,T;~EggNog:ENOG410PFMP;~InterPro:IPR023631,IPR036928,IPR020556;~PFAM:PF01425); translated protein: MHSEMPSWQKAAQAKRQAILNAIPQKWRIQYDTLPVDVTGEFIQGYLTPREIEITESDAIAITSQTTSGSWSAVEVTEAFCHRAAIAHQLVNCLHEVFFEDAIRVAKELDEHLAATGTPKGPLHGLPVSLKDQFHVKGVDTTMGYVGWIGTFQGKKDDPRHRVAESELVREIRNLGAVLFCKTSVPVTLMSGETTNHIIGYTWNPKNRHLSSGGSSGGEGALIALRGSPAGFGTDIGGSVRIPASFNGIFGLRPSAGRIPYEGAANSIDGQNTILSVIGPLATSIGGLKLLFKAILSQEPWQYDPLSLPLPWRDHVVDQTKKLITKKDGTSSQLTFGILRHDGRVEPQPPVKVAMDFMERILKDSGHQVIEWDPDLCREGQEIASEIYDMDGGEDLLSHIALSGEEQIPQCSVEPVKPFNAREVAELNVRKREYQKRYMDYWNSTAKLTTTGRPVDAVICPTAPHAAVIPGKYRHTGYTTFINTLDYTSLVVPVCCADKCLSSMTERSKYLSELDRKIYEDYDPEIYHGAPIGLQLFGRRLEEEKIITIAEYLSEKVKVYTGQ
- the ADH1_1 gene encoding alcohol dehydrogenase (COG:Q;~EggNog:ENOG410PH61;~InterPro:IPR000399,IPR012001,IPR012000,IPR013154, IPR013149,IPR011766,IPR029061,IPR002328,IPR036291, IPR011032,IPR029035,IPR020843;~PFAM:PF02776,PF08240,PF00205,PF00107;~TransMembrane:1 (i446-468o);~go_function: GO:0000287 - magnesium ion binding [Evidence IEA];~go_function: GO:0003824 - catalytic activity [Evidence IEA];~go_function: GO:0008270 - zinc ion binding [Evidence IEA];~go_function: GO:0016491 - oxidoreductase activity [Evidence IEA];~go_function: GO:0030976 - thiamine pyrophosphate binding [Evidence IEA];~go_process: GO:0055114 - oxidation-reduction process [Evidence IEA]), whose translation is MRMSLATPQEWEIPVSQRAYMSKSHGGRLELATIGVPKYRVDEILVKILFSGVCHTDFHAWKGHWPVKPKDNLVGGHEGVGIVVALGKDVRDISVGDKVGIQWVNRTCEVCGFCSRGSQPLCPHIELSGYTVDGTFQQYCVCKAENAVRIPSGMPLDQAAPILCAGLTVYKALKECKLEQGELVAIAGAGGGLGTLACQFAKACGYRVLAISAGESKRKMCVEKLGADYFVDYKSSSDLVEEIKEVTEGGPNAVIVVSSTTKPFDDAIHYVKPMGTIVAVGLPPGCMNADIFTIVLRNITIKGSYVGNRHETEAALEIACRSGIIPPYNVLDVHELPKVYERMETGEMEGRAVLRIADDKVQSTPVRLTAQLEPRFCPEQFTVGTRLAYRLEELGVTDYFAVPGDFNLGLLDELLKNGSIRMIGCCTELNAGYAADGYARSSPGKVAVVFVTFMVGGLSLINAIAGAYSEGLRVVVISGCPPQKAFEDKRLVHHTLGTNDKDQALRMFDQVTALSVRLSSSQNPAEALDGVIIHCLNASRPVYVEIPTDIAQEPCTPPGPLPINCSELFEMDHALNAVEAVTNCWNGAKQPILLVGAHVRQTVLPQVLVSLIDKLGCPVLVQPDGKSLVPEDHPQFLGTFWSSASDQKSEKVFMDSDLWVMVGCRWTDYHTLGCLNIREESHRILDLQDGSVTIPSDESYTDIPLNELIKLIAQSNIQHKGTVQPNGIIPTVKVKRATIDTSKLSLSTILGGIQEVIGPENSVIADTGDSWFNGQMIKLPWGADYQMQMVYGSIGWSLPATLGYQLGRPNQRVILMIGDGSLRMTFQELSTMISLRLNPIIFVFNNLGYAIETAIHDGPYNYYSNWNYTSLANSLCSTFHAFYDNPYVDHKLTETCSDPPMFSAQITTTTDLLIALRRAEHEPKKLAFLECCIDPSDISSSLQRFGLAVGTRGKEA